Proteins found in one Vallitalea guaymasensis genomic segment:
- a CDS encoding cobyrinate a,c-diamide synthase, with protein MSAKAKPRLIISAPHSGTGKTTLTIALMAALCKRGLKVQPYKVGPDYIDPGFHEVVTGRPSINLDGWLLEDNVNKYLFDKYNNDADISIIEGVMGLYDGYGSEPMLGSTAHISHLLKSPVILVMNVKGMSTSAAALVHGMKTFRDIPIKGVIINLPMSERHYEILKETIEINTDVPVIGYLPKLDEVKLESRHLGLIQSSEIDDIKSKIDRLGDIITDTIDIDKLVEIAGSTEPLEDIDSVKTSNQYHVHIAVAKDKAFSFHYNENIEMLKESGAKIHYFSPLKDDKLPDECDGIYLAGGYPEVFAKELSSNTSLMEDIRKKANEDIPIYAECGGYMYLHETITNLENETYKMVGIFQGGAYMKKRLQNFGYVSVRADNDTPIFNKDTEFRAHEFHRSVVDRTVEPTYITGSKKDKRWHCGKLYKNVYGMYPHIYFPAETAIPEKFLDTALTVKNKRR; from the coding sequence ATGAGTGCTAAGGCAAAACCTAGATTAATTATATCAGCACCACATAGTGGGACAGGTAAAACTACTCTTACCATAGCATTAATGGCTGCATTATGTAAAAGAGGGTTAAAGGTACAGCCTTATAAAGTAGGACCTGATTATATAGACCCAGGATTCCATGAAGTGGTAACTGGCAGACCCAGCATTAACCTGGATGGGTGGCTTTTAGAAGATAATGTTAATAAATATTTATTTGATAAATATAATAATGATGCAGATATAAGTATAATTGAGGGTGTTATGGGATTATATGATGGGTATGGCAGTGAGCCTATGCTTGGAAGTACAGCTCATATATCCCATCTATTGAAATCACCAGTAATATTAGTGATGAATGTAAAAGGAATGTCAACAAGTGCCGCGGCACTAGTTCATGGTATGAAGACTTTTAGAGATATTCCTATAAAAGGGGTTATAATCAATCTTCCAATGTCAGAGAGACATTATGAAATATTGAAAGAAACTATTGAAATAAATACAGATGTCCCTGTAATAGGATATCTGCCAAAACTGGATGAAGTGAAACTGGAAAGCAGACACTTAGGACTTATTCAAAGTAGTGAAATAGATGATATAAAATCTAAGATTGATAGACTTGGAGATATCATTACTGATACTATAGATATTGATAAGTTAGTTGAAATAGCTGGAAGTACAGAACCATTAGAAGATATTGATAGCGTTAAAACAAGTAATCAGTACCATGTACATATTGCAGTAGCAAAAGACAAAGCGTTTTCATTTCATTACAATGAAAATATAGAGATGTTGAAGGAATCAGGAGCGAAAATCCATTATTTCAGTCCCTTGAAAGATGATAAATTACCTGATGAATGTGATGGAATATATTTAGCAGGTGGTTATCCAGAAGTATTTGCTAAAGAACTGTCAAGCAATACTAGTCTAATGGAAGATATTAGAAAGAAAGCTAATGAGGATATTCCTATTTATGCAGAATGCGGAGGTTATATGTATCTTCATGAGACTATAACCAATCTGGAAAATGAAACATATAAGATGGTAGGGATATTCCAAGGTGGAGCGTATATGAAGAAAAGACTTCAAAACTTTGGTTATGTTTCTGTAAGGGCTGATAATGATACTCCTATATTCAATAAAGATACAGAATTCAGAGCACATGAATTTCACAGGTCAGTTGTTGATAGAACAGTTGAACCTACGTACATTACAGGTTCTAAGAAGGATAAGAGATGGCATTGCGGAAAACTATATAAGAATGTATATGGAATGTATCCACATATATATTTTCCAGCTGAAACCGCTATACCAGAGAAGTTTTTAGACACTGCGTTAACCGTAAAAAATAAAAGGAGATAA
- the cbiT gene encoding precorrin-6Y C5,15-methyltransferase (decarboxylating) subunit CbiT, with product MKINKKYMFGIPDDEFIRDKVPMTKSEVRAITVSKLRLNSNSHVLDIGCGTGSITVECGLICSEGEVTAIDQKTEAVKLTEKNVKKFGLENVQIVEGAAPKDIPRKYYDSIFLGGGSRKIDEIIDFVLNHLKSGGVFVANTILLDSTYKILSALEGRFMDIDVALVQVAKGHQLGGWMMKANNPIYVISAKLP from the coding sequence ATGAAGATTAATAAAAAGTATATGTTTGGTATTCCAGATGATGAATTCATTAGAGATAAAGTACCGATGACAAAATCAGAGGTAAGAGCTATAACTGTATCTAAGCTTAGACTTAATTCTAATTCCCATGTTTTAGATATTGGTTGTGGTACAGGCAGTATAACTGTTGAGTGTGGTTTGATATGTAGTGAAGGTGAAGTTACTGCTATTGATCAGAAAACAGAAGCTGTCAAGTTGACAGAGAAGAATGTTAAGAAGTTTGGACTTGAAAATGTCCAGATAGTTGAAGGAGCAGCACCAAAGGATATACCTAGGAAATATTATGACAGTATTTTTCTAGGAGGTGGGAGCAGGAAGATTGATGAGATAATTGATTTTGTTCTGAACCATCTTAAGTCAGGTGGAGTATTTGTTGCTAATACTATATTGTTGGATAGTACATATAAGATTCTTAGTGCCTTAGAGGGTAGATTCATGGATATTGATGTTGCATTGGTTCAGGTGGCGAAGGGGCATCAGTTAGGTGGATGGATGATGAAAGCTAATAATCCGATTTATGTTATTTCTGCAAAATTGCCGTAG
- the cobK gene encoding precorrin-6A reductase has protein sequence MILILGGTSDSIIIANRIKIFTNDLILSCATEYGKEVASKSFDGGIIYGKMDDIELTKYCVDKGISIVIDATHPYAKQVSENAIKACKAIDIEYVRYERPLIDKDEEKYIYCYSYEEAGKTIDRLQGNVLITTGSKDIEHIINEMKDKNRAYIRVLPQSGNIKKLERLHVLPDQIIAMKGPFSKELNVAIMNSIDCKVMVTKESGSRGMIQEKLQAADECNVKVIVIGRPKIDYPKVYCDMDDMINYIKEKTA, from the coding sequence ATGATTCTAATACTAGGTGGAACAAGTGATAGTATAATAATTGCCAACAGGATTAAAATATTTACAAATGATCTAATATTAAGCTGTGCCACTGAATATGGAAAAGAAGTAGCGAGCAAAAGTTTTGATGGTGGTATTATATATGGTAAAATGGATGATATTGAACTCACTAAATATTGTGTTGATAAAGGAATAAGTATAGTTATTGATGCAACTCACCCATATGCCAAACAAGTATCAGAGAATGCAATAAAAGCTTGTAAAGCTATAGATATAGAATATGTACGCTATGAGCGACCCTTGATAGATAAAGATGAAGAAAAGTATATTTACTGTTATTCTTATGAAGAAGCAGGAAAGACTATTGATAGATTGCAAGGAAATGTATTGATAACCACTGGCAGCAAAGATATTGAACATATCATAAATGAGATGAAAGACAAAAATAGAGCATATATAAGGGTATTACCACAATCGGGTAATATAAAAAAACTAGAAAGACTCCATGTATTACCAGACCAGATCATTGCCATGAAAGGACCTTTTTCCAAAGAGTTGAACGTAGCTATAATGAATAGCATTGATTGCAAAGTAATGGTGACAAAGGAAAGCGGCAGCAGGGGAATGATACAAGAAAAACTCCAAGCGGCAGATGAATGTAATGTAAAAGTTATTGTTATAGGTAGACCCAAGATTGATTATCCAAAAGTATATTGTGATATGGATGACATGATTAACTATATTAAAGAGAAAACTGCCTAA
- a CDS encoding class I SAM-dependent methyltransferase: MFICKQTQLYRFLNYCNDLNLDKSVLDCGAGGNYPPLTLFWEWGYKTYGIEYSDAQIKKAESFSKDHNINLNITKGDIRELPFDDNSISYIYSYNTIFHLNKKDIAKGIREIKRVLKPGGICFVNFLSINDCDYGKGTKIGQGEFLQGEGDGEVIHTYYEIDEGDMHFQDMKILVKENRILERIYQGEKIKQGFIDYIVQK; encoded by the coding sequence ATGTTTATATGTAAGCAAACACAGTTATACAGGTTTTTGAATTATTGCAATGACTTGAATTTGGACAAAAGTGTTTTAGATTGTGGAGCAGGAGGCAACTATCCACCCCTTACTCTCTTTTGGGAGTGGGGCTATAAGACATATGGAATTGAATATAGTGATGCACAGATAAAGAAGGCTGAAAGTTTTTCAAAAGACCATAATATCAATCTTAATATTACTAAGGGAGATATTAGAGAGCTACCTTTTGATGATAATTCCATAAGCTATATTTATTCATATAATACTATATTTCATTTGAATAAAAAGGATATAGCAAAAGGTATAAGAGAAATAAAAAGAGTACTGAAACCAGGTGGTATCTGTTTTGTCAACTTCCTTTCAATAAATGATTGTGATTATGGAAAAGGAACAAAAATAGGACAGGGAGAATTTTTACAAGGTGAAGGTGATGGAGAAGTAATCCATACATATTATGAGATTGATGAAGGGGATATGCACTTTCAGGATATGAAGATTTTAGTTAAAGAAAATAGAATCTTAGAGAGAATATACCAAGGAGAAAAAATCAAGCAAGGATTCATAGATTATATAGTCCAAAAATAA
- the cobJ gene encoding precorrin-3B C(17)-methyltransferase, with the protein MRGQIFVIGIGPGQLENMTVKAVEVIKSCDVIAGYKVYVEQVKDLLVDKKVISKGMGKEVDRCEMAIEEAVQGKKVGIVCSGDGGLYGMAGLLIELVHIKKLESDIDVEVVSGVTAAISCGALLGAPIVEDFCTISLSDYMTPYEKILKRVELASRGDFVIALYNPRSSKRPDYLDEALSIIRKERDNNTPVGIVRMAYREEQEIVRTDLAHINTKEVDMFCTIIIGNKQTKWINDFMVTSRGYNI; encoded by the coding sequence ATGAGAGGGCAGATTTTTGTTATTGGTATTGGACCAGGGCAATTAGAGAATATGACAGTAAAGGCAGTAGAAGTTATTAAGTCCTGTGATGTCATTGCAGGATATAAGGTTTATGTAGAACAAGTTAAGGATTTATTAGTGGATAAAAAGGTCATAAGTAAAGGTATGGGAAAAGAAGTTGACCGTTGCGAAATGGCTATAGAAGAGGCGGTACAAGGTAAAAAAGTAGGGATAGTCTGTAGTGGTGACGGTGGATTATACGGTATGGCTGGATTACTAATAGAGCTTGTGCATATTAAGAAACTGGAAAGTGATATAGATGTAGAAGTGGTATCTGGTGTTACGGCGGCTATATCCTGTGGAGCATTACTAGGTGCGCCTATTGTAGAAGATTTTTGTACAATAAGTCTTAGTGATTATATGACGCCTTATGAAAAAATACTTAAAAGAGTTGAATTGGCATCTAGGGGAGATTTTGTTATAGCATTATATAATCCTAGAAGTTCCAAGAGACCAGATTATCTGGATGAAGCATTAAGTATTATAAGAAAAGAGAGAGATAATAATACCCCAGTTGGTATTGTAAGAATGGCCTATAGAGAAGAACAGGAGATAGTTCGAACTGATTTGGCTCATATTAATACTAAGGAAGTAGATATGTTCTGTACTATTATCATAGGTAATAAACAGACAAAATGGATAAATGATTTCATGGTAACATCAAGAGGGTATAATATATGA
- the cobM gene encoding precorrin-4 C(11)-methyltransferase, with translation MILFVGAGPGDVELITVKGMKALQEADCVIYAGSLVNPKLIDTYCKEDVIIYNSAKMDLDEVIEVMVEMEKDNKKVVRLHTGDPSIYGAIREQMDRLIEHKIEFDVIPGVSSFVAAASRLKEEFTLPDVSQTIIITRLPGRTGHGEGGQLEELAKHRASMAIFLSVQSIGEVMVKLRKSYEARTPVAVVYKATWDDEKIVRGTLEDIEKKVEEASITRFAQILIGDFMSDKYSLSKLYDKGFSHMYRTAVSSEER, from the coding sequence ATGATTTTATTCGTAGGAGCAGGACCAGGAGATGTTGAGTTAATTACGGTTAAGGGGATGAAGGCTTTACAAGAGGCTGATTGTGTTATATATGCAGGGTCTTTGGTGAATCCTAAGTTGATTGATACTTATTGTAAGGAAGACGTTATTATATATAATAGTGCTAAGATGGATTTGGATGAGGTTATTGAAGTTATGGTAGAGATGGAAAAGGACAATAAGAAGGTTGTTAGGCTACATACAGGTGATCCATCCATATATGGAGCTATTAGAGAGCAGATGGATAGATTGATTGAACATAAGATTGAGTTTGATGTGATACCTGGGGTAAGTTCTTTTGTGGCTGCTGCTTCTAGATTGAAAGAGGAGTTTACATTACCTGATGTTTCACAGACGATAATTATTACTAGGTTACCTGGCAGAACTGGTCATGGTGAAGGTGGACAGTTGGAAGAATTGGCTAAGCATAGGGCTTCAATGGCTATATTTTTATCAGTTCAGTCCATTGGTGAAGTAATGGTGAAATTAAGAAAGAGTTATGAGGCAAGAACTCCTGTAGCAGTAGTTTATAAAGCTACTTGGGATGATGAAAAAATAGTTAGAGGAACCCTCGAAGATATTGAGAAGAAGGTAGAAGAAGCATCTATTACAAGATTTGCTCAGATTTTAATAGGTGACTTTATGTCAGATAAATATTCTCTATCAAAACTATATGATAAAGGTTTCAGTCATATGTATAGAACAGCAGTTAGTAGTGAGGAGAGATAA
- a CDS encoding precorrin-8X methylmutase: MHDFIANPRKIEDESFRIIYDSMKNTDLEPLRLSIMQRVIHTTTDFIYEDILLFKEQVENIILEAFEKGCTIITDTQMIKAGVSKKLTEQLGIKIECLVGSEEAYKISKEQGITRSMAAVDLALKIPGDKVFAVGNAPTALFRLIDEKNKNELDTVKAVIGVPVGFVGACESKDALWDEDIPSIITKGRKGGSTIAVAIINAVLREAVKKVGKQ; encoded by the coding sequence ATGCATGATTTTATAGCTAACCCAAGAAAAATAGAAGATGAGAGTTTTAGGATTATATATGATAGTATGAAAAATACAGACCTTGAACCATTGAGACTTAGTATAATGCAAAGGGTTATTCATACAACTACAGATTTTATTTATGAGGATATACTATTATTCAAAGAGCAAGTTGAAAATATCATTTTAGAAGCCTTTGAAAAAGGATGTACAATCATTACTGATACACAGATGATAAAAGCAGGTGTAAGCAAAAAACTTACAGAACAATTAGGTATAAAAATTGAATGTCTAGTAGGTTCTGAAGAAGCCTATAAGATTTCTAAGGAACAAGGAATTACACGTTCCATGGCAGCTGTCGATTTAGCTCTTAAGATACCAGGGGATAAAGTATTTGCTGTAGGAAATGCCCCAACTGCACTATTTCGTCTTATAGATGAGAAAAACAAGAATGAGTTAGACACTGTAAAAGCGGTTATCGGGGTTCCAGTAGGATTTGTTGGAGCTTGTGAATCTAAGGATGCTCTATGGGATGAAGATATTCCATCAATAATAACAAAAGGAAGAAAAGGTGGAAGTACTATTGCAGTTGCAATAATTAACGCTGTATTAAGAGAAGCGGTGAAAAAAGTTGGAAAACAGTAG
- the cbiG gene encoding cobalt-precorrin 5A hydrolase — MKVALITLTHGGLQLADKLREYNPNIEVFTHKKCQYEYVKLIELPLRDNIKGLVDDYDMLVFIMATGIVVRLIAPYIKHKSIDPGVIVIDEQGNYVISLLSGHLGGANEYTRELAEFLHAHPVITTASDVNNTMAVDIMAMKLNCYIDDFEDAKIVTSHIVNGDNIGIISNSNIDIDLPKQFITIDNRNVSQSIDKHNIKGLIVIDYNKIEADIPISYLYKRDITLGIGCRRGKTREEITKELVPLLKTEDINIKSISRISTVEVKKDEVGIIELARTLKVPMDIITIDRIKEIQHLFEGSKFVEKTIGVTCVSEPCGYISSNKGDCILNKVKADGITISLWKDRRKNNEY; from the coding sequence TTGAAGGTTGCATTAATAACACTTACTCATGGTGGTTTACAACTTGCAGATAAGTTAAGGGAATATAATCCCAATATAGAAGTTTTTACTCATAAAAAATGCCAGTATGAATATGTAAAATTGATAGAATTACCACTAAGAGATAATATCAAGGGGCTGGTGGATGACTATGATATGTTAGTATTCATCATGGCAACAGGTATAGTAGTTAGACTGATAGCGCCTTACATAAAACACAAATCTATAGACCCAGGTGTTATAGTCATAGATGAACAGGGAAATTATGTCATCAGTCTTCTATCGGGACATCTTGGAGGTGCTAATGAGTATACAAGAGAACTTGCCGAGTTTTTACATGCACATCCAGTAATAACAACGGCTTCTGACGTTAACAATACTATGGCTGTTGATATTATGGCTATGAAACTGAATTGTTACATAGATGATTTTGAAGATGCAAAAATAGTAACATCCCATATTGTTAATGGAGACAATATTGGTATAATCAGTAATAGCAATATAGACATAGATCTGCCGAAGCAATTTATAACAATAGACAATCGTAATGTAAGTCAAAGTATTGATAAGCATAATATAAAAGGCTTGATAGTTATAGATTACAATAAGATTGAGGCTGATATTCCTATATCATACCTTTATAAAAGAGACATTACACTTGGTATAGGATGTAGAAGAGGTAAAACAAGAGAAGAGATAACTAAGGAACTTGTGCCCCTACTTAAGACAGAAGACATCAATATAAAAAGTATATCAAGAATATCAACTGTAGAAGTTAAAAAAGATGAAGTGGGTATAATTGAGCTAGCTAGAACTCTAAAAGTTCCTATGGATATCATAACTATTGATAGGATAAAGGAAATCCAGCATCTATTTGAAGGTTCAAAGTTTGTAGAGAAAACAATAGGTGTCACATGTGTTAGTGAACCTTGTGGATACATTTCGTCAAACAAAGGCGATTGCATTTTAAATAAAGTAAAAGCTGATGGTATAACAATATCATTATGGAAGGATAGGAGGAAAAACAATGAGTATTAA
- a CDS encoding sirohydrochlorin cobaltochelatase — protein MEKKKAILVASFGSSYENARKEQIEPIEKLIENTFTDYKVVRAFTSNMIIRKLKKEGIHIDTPDEALKKLIEEFEHIIVQPTHIIPGFEYDKIRTIVSRMNHNKNVHISLSQPLLYHKNDYRAVIEALKTYIPKVEPNEAVVLLGHGTEHYANTSYYYMQYLLENEDLPVFMGTIEDGIEPVIKRLKKGKYSKAVLMPFLVVAGDHAHNDMAGDEEDSWKNILIANGIEVRAITKGLGGNEAIRKIYLNHLKEAVNNQ, from the coding sequence GTGGAGAAGAAAAAAGCGATATTGGTTGCGAGTTTTGGAAGTAGTTATGAAAATGCAAGAAAAGAGCAGATAGAACCTATAGAAAAGTTGATAGAAAATACTTTTACTGATTATAAGGTGGTACGTGCATTTACATCCAATATGATAATTAGAAAGTTGAAAAAAGAAGGTATTCATATTGATACACCAGATGAAGCTTTGAAAAAATTAATTGAAGAATTTGAACATATAATTGTTCAACCAACCCATATAATACCAGGTTTTGAATATGATAAGATAAGAACTATAGTAAGTAGGATGAATCATAACAAGAATGTACATATTTCACTTTCACAACCATTATTATATCATAAAAATGATTATAGAGCGGTTATAGAAGCATTAAAGACTTATATTCCTAAGGTAGAACCTAATGAAGCGGTTGTATTACTGGGTCATGGTACAGAGCATTATGCTAATACCAGTTATTACTATATGCAATATCTTCTTGAAAATGAGGATTTACCAGTATTTATGGGGACTATAGAAGATGGTATAGAACCAGTTATAAAAAGGTTGAAAAAGGGTAAATACAGTAAAGCTGTTCTAATGCCGTTCTTGGTTGTTGCAGGAGATCATGCACACAATGATATGGCAGGTGACGAGGAAGATTCATGGAAGAATATATTAATTGCTAACGGTATTGAGGTTAGAGCAATAACTAAAGGATTAGGTGGTAATGAAGCCATTAGAAAAATCTATCTTAATCACTTGAAGGAAGCAGTGAATAACCAATGA
- the cbiE gene encoding precorrin-6y C5,15-methyltransferase (decarboxylating) subunit CbiE, giving the protein MNKVNVIGIGPGNRDYILPIAYRIIKECDVLVGGKRNLEIFASYEKEVFAYDSNLQGMCDYISANRNEKKIVVIVSGDTGFYSLLDYLQSKLGKECIDVIPGISSYQYLFSRIGKSYKDYGLYSLHGREIRWMDILKDKKGIFLLTDKKNSPSCIAKQLIDAGLSNVTMIVGENLSYDDEKITIDVPENIVKQDYSVLCVVVIENED; this is encoded by the coding sequence ATGAATAAAGTAAATGTGATTGGTATTGGTCCAGGTAACAGAGATTATATTCTTCCAATAGCCTATAGAATTATTAAAGAATGTGATGTTCTTGTTGGAGGAAAGAGGAATCTAGAGATTTTTGCTTCTTATGAAAAAGAAGTGTTTGCATATGATTCCAATCTTCAAGGTATGTGTGATTATATATCAGCTAATAGAAATGAAAAAAAGATAGTTGTAATAGTTTCAGGAGATACAGGGTTCTACAGTTTATTAGATTATTTACAGAGTAAGTTAGGTAAGGAATGTATTGATGTAATACCGGGAATAAGTTCTTACCAATATTTGTTCAGTAGAATCGGTAAGAGTTATAAGGATTATGGATTGTATAGTTTGCATGGAAGAGAAATCAGATGGATGGATATTCTAAAGGATAAAAAAGGTATATTTCTATTAACTGATAAGAAGAATTCTCCAAGCTGTATTGCTAAACAGTTAATAGATGCAGGACTTTCAAATGTTACAATGATTGTTGGAGAAAATCTTTCATATGATGACGAAAAGATTACTATTGATGTTCCAGAGAATATTGTGAAGCAGGATTATTCAGTGCTTTGTGTGGTGGTGATTGAAAATGAAGATTAA
- the cobO gene encoding cob(I)yrinic acid a,c-diamide adenosyltransferase → MSINQKGVVLCYTGNGKGKSTASFGLAIRSVGHGKKVCIIQFIKSPDILIGEREVFKKLGVEMYQMGKGFTNIRDIDEHKKGIEEAWSLAKEKINSGEYDLVVLDEINNVFAITRFNVEDVLSVEECIDVFKNRPDRTNVVITGRNAPQKLMDAVDLVTVCEERKHYYNEGRKAAKGIEF, encoded by the coding sequence ATGAGTATTAATCAAAAGGGTGTTGTACTATGTTATACAGGTAATGGAAAAGGTAAAAGTACTGCTTCGTTCGGGTTAGCAATCCGTTCAGTAGGTCATGGTAAGAAAGTGTGTATTATCCAATTTATCAAATCGCCAGATATCTTGATAGGTGAAAGAGAAGTATTCAAGAAACTTGGTGTTGAGATGTACCAAATGGGTAAAGGATTCACTAATATCAGAGATATTGATGAGCATAAAAAAGGTATTGAAGAAGCATGGTCGTTAGCGAAAGAGAAGATTAACAGCGGTGAATATGACCTTGTTGTCTTAGATGAAATAAATAATGTATTTGCTATCACCAGATTCAACGTAGAAGATGTTTTATCTGTAGAAGAATGCATTGATGTGTTTAAAAATAGACCTGACAGAACTAATGTTGTTATAACAGGAAGAAATGCACCACAAAAACTTATGGATGCTGTAGACCTAGTAACAGTTTGCGAAGAAAGAAAGCATTATTATAATGAAGGCAGAAAAGCGGCAAAAGGAATAGAATTTTAG
- the cbiD gene encoding cobalt-precorrin-5B (C(1))-methyltransferase CbiD, with product MENSRYVYKGCKKLRTGYTTGSCAAAATKAAAYMLKNQMIVESVKIDTPKGWELNLDVHKCQYNERQASCCIIKDSGDDPDITNGIEVFAEVVLRDDNRINITGGRGVGKVTKEGLQIPVNHYAINPTPLRMIRESVQAIFEKGTGVDVIISIPMGEELAKKTFNPKLGIIGGLSVLGTTGIVEPMSEDALKETIALELKIAHKKNKKYVILVPGNIGEKLFMKYSGIDNISMVKMSNYLGFALEECSRLGFGKIIIAGHIGKLIKPAGGIYYTHSRVSSTRMEILTAYLGVMGMKQEDLISIMDCTTTDEAAKIIKRTGMEEVFTVLANKAADNCESYIYGNLHIGVLYFNMTELLAISDKVQSIIGEIKDE from the coding sequence TTGGAAAACAGTAGGTATGTTTACAAAGGGTGCAAAAAACTAAGGACAGGTTATACAACTGGATCCTGTGCCGCTGCTGCAACAAAAGCGGCAGCTTATATGTTGAAGAACCAAATGATTGTAGAATCAGTCAAGATTGATACACCAAAAGGATGGGAGTTGAATCTTGATGTACATAAATGCCAATATAATGAAAGACAAGCATCATGTTGTATAATAAAGGATTCTGGTGATGATCCAGATATTACTAATGGTATAGAAGTTTTTGCAGAAGTGGTCTTAAGAGATGATAATAGAATCAATATTACTGGAGGTAGGGGAGTCGGTAAAGTTACCAAAGAAGGTTTACAGATACCTGTTAATCATTATGCCATTAATCCAACTCCACTAAGAATGATAAGAGAATCAGTACAAGCCATATTTGAAAAGGGTACTGGTGTAGATGTTATTATTAGTATTCCTATGGGAGAAGAATTGGCTAAGAAAACATTTAATCCCAAATTAGGAATCATTGGTGGTCTATCTGTACTTGGAACCACAGGAATAGTAGAGCCTATGTCAGAAGATGCGTTAAAAGAGACTATAGCACTTGAACTTAAGATTGCTCATAAGAAGAATAAAAAATATGTGATACTGGTTCCTGGTAATATAGGGGAAAAATTGTTTATGAAGTACTCGGGTATAGATAATATCTCTATGGTTAAGATGAGTAATTATCTAGGTTTTGCATTAGAAGAATGTAGTAGATTAGGATTTGGAAAAATAATTATCGCTGGACATATAGGAAAATTAATCAAGCCAGCAGGGGGTATATATTATACTCACAGCAGAGTAAGTTCCACAAGAATGGAAATATTGACTGCCTACTTAGGTGTAATGGGTATGAAACAAGAAGACCTGATAAGTATCATGGATTGTACAACCACTGATGAAGCGGCTAAGATTATTAAAAGAACAGGTATGGAAGAAGTATTTACAGTACTGGCTAACAAGGCAGCTGATAATTGTGAAAGTTATATTTATGGTAATCTACATATAGGTGTACTATATTTCAATATGACAGAGCTGTTAGCCATAAGTGATAAAGTTCAATCTATCATAGGAGAGATTAAGGATGAATAA